One Mesorhizobium sp. L-2-11 genomic region harbors:
- a CDS encoding SMP-30/gluconolactonase/LRE family protein yields MAAEHYEILDPRFARLFNGNAQVDKLFTGCRWAEGPAWFAAGRYVVWSDIPNNRMLRYDETDGSVSVFRQPSGNSNGNTVDRQGRLVTCEHSGRRVSRTEHDGSITTIADKWRGKRLNSPNDAVVKSDGSIWFTDPTYGIDTDYEGDKAESEIGACHVYRADPGTGEIEAVITDMVRPNGLAFSLDESKLYVVDTGRTHGADNPAHMRVFDVDEAGKKVSGGKIFADCTAGLFDGFRLDDQGRIWTSAADGIHCYDPDGTLIGKVKVPEVVANCVFGGNKLNCLYIAGTTSLYMVRLMVNGAKTF; encoded by the coding sequence ATGGCCGCCGAACACTACGAAATTCTCGATCCACGCTTTGCGCGGCTGTTCAACGGCAACGCGCAGGTGGACAAGCTGTTCACCGGATGCCGGTGGGCGGAAGGGCCGGCCTGGTTTGCGGCCGGCCGTTATGTGGTCTGGTCCGACATTCCCAACAACCGCATGCTGCGTTACGACGAGACCGACGGCAGCGTCAGCGTGTTCCGGCAGCCGTCGGGCAATTCCAACGGCAACACCGTCGACCGGCAGGGCCGGCTGGTCACTTGTGAACATTCTGGCCGCCGCGTCAGCCGCACCGAGCATGACGGCTCGATCACCACCATCGCCGACAAATGGCGCGGCAAGCGGCTGAACTCGCCCAACGATGCTGTGGTCAAGTCCGATGGTTCGATCTGGTTCACCGACCCGACCTACGGCATCGATACGGATTATGAGGGCGACAAGGCCGAGAGCGAGATCGGCGCCTGCCACGTCTACCGGGCCGACCCCGGCACTGGCGAGATCGAAGCGGTGATCACCGACATGGTCAGGCCCAACGGGCTCGCCTTCTCGCTCGACGAGAGCAAGCTCTATGTCGTCGATACCGGCCGCACGCATGGTGCGGACAATCCGGCGCATATGCGGGTGTTCGATGTCGACGAGGCCGGCAAAAAGGTTTCTGGCGGAAAGATCTTTGCCGATTGCACGGCCGGCCTGTTCGATGGTTTCAGGCTCGACGACCAGGGCCGGATCTGGACCAGTGCCGCCGACGGCATCCATTGCTACGATCCGGACGGGACGCTGATCGGCAAGGTCAAGGTGCCGGAAGTCGTCGCCAATTGCGTGTTCGGCGGCAACAAGCTGAACTGTCTCTACATCGCCGGCACGACCTCGCTCTACATGGTCCGGCTGATGGTCAACGGCGCAAAGACATTTTGA
- a CDS encoding pyridoxamine 5'-phosphate oxidase family protein: MEFVTTREQLRAIYKTPRPTDGSIRKELKALDGHCRSFIGKSPFVLIGSSDGAGNADVTPKGDRPGFVAVLDEKTIAIPDRPGNNRLDTLENILLNPSVGLLFLIPGMNETLRVNGDARITVDAALRERLAVDGKEPQSVVLVTVKAAYMHCAKAFMRSDLWKPETWYDRATLPTLGQILRDQLALADSAEATDRWLDEEYKQTMW; this comes from the coding sequence ATGGAATTCGTCACCACGCGCGAACAGCTGAGAGCGATCTACAAGACGCCTCGGCCGACCGACGGCTCGATCCGCAAGGAACTGAAAGCGCTGGATGGCCACTGCCGTTCCTTCATCGGCAAAAGCCCGTTCGTGCTGATCGGCTCCTCGGACGGCGCCGGCAATGCCGATGTGACGCCGAAGGGCGACAGACCGGGCTTCGTCGCCGTGCTCGATGAGAAGACCATCGCGATCCCCGACCGGCCCGGCAACAACCGGCTCGACACGCTGGAGAACATTCTCCTCAACCCTTCGGTCGGGCTGCTCTTCCTCATCCCGGGCATGAACGAGACGCTACGCGTCAATGGCGACGCCCGCATCACCGTTGATGCGGCTTTGCGCGAGCGGCTCGCCGTCGACGGCAAGGAACCGCAAAGCGTCGTCCTGGTGACGGTCAAGGCCGCCTACATGCATTGCGCCAAGGCCTTCATGCGCTCTGATTTGTGGAAGCCGGAAACCTGGTACGACCGCGCGACGCTGCCGACGCTCGGCCAAATCCTGCGCGACCAACTGGCGCTCGCCGATTCGGCCGAGGCGACCGATCGCTGGCTGGACGAAGAATACAAGCAGACGATGTGGTAG
- a CDS encoding septation protein A, translated as MNPRILERDPSDPQKQKKEGVNPLLKLVLELGPLMVFFFANARGAWLSQKFPALAEFGGPIFVATGLFMAATAIALAASWLLTRTLPIMPMVSGVVVFVFGALTLYLQDDIFIKMKPTIVNMLFGGVLLGGLFFGKSLLGYVFDSAFSLDAEGWKKLTFRWGLFFLFLALVNELVWRNFSTDAWVTFKVWGIMPITLLFTFSQMPLIMRHSLEGKTGTEGKPGK; from the coding sequence ATGAACCCGCGCATCCTCGAACGTGACCCGTCCGACCCGCAGAAACAGAAGAAGGAAGGCGTCAATCCGCTGCTCAAGCTGGTGCTGGAGCTCGGCCCGTTGATGGTGTTCTTCTTCGCCAACGCCCGTGGCGCATGGCTATCGCAGAAATTTCCGGCGCTGGCCGAATTCGGCGGGCCGATCTTCGTCGCCACCGGCCTGTTCATGGCCGCGACCGCGATCGCGCTGGCCGCGTCCTGGCTCCTCACCCGCACCTTGCCGATCATGCCGATGGTGTCGGGCGTCGTCGTCTTCGTCTTCGGCGCGCTGACGCTCTACCTGCAGGACGACATCTTCATCAAGATGAAGCCGACCATCGTCAACATGCTGTTTGGCGGCGTGCTGCTCGGCGGCCTGTTCTTCGGCAAGTCGCTGCTTGGCTACGTCTTCGATTCGGCCTTCAGCCTCGATGCCGAGGGCTGGAAGAAACTCACCTTCCGCTGGGGCCTGTTTTTCCTGTTCCTGGCCCTTGTCAACGAACTGGTCTGGCGGAATTTTTCCACCGACGCCTGGGTTACCTTCAAGGTCTGGGGGATCATGCCGATCACCCTGCTTTTCACCTTCAGCCAGATGCCGCTGATCATGCGCCATTCGCTTGAAGGCAAGACCGGAACAGAAGGGAAGCCCGGCAAGTAA
- the ftsY gene encoding signal recognition particle-docking protein FtsY gives MPAPHPPLDGEGRREAAGRGDSAEAAHPHPRAALGTSPIEGEVRSAPAEQPAPEEIPAAPVSPEPVPAPKAQEIPEPEPPQPQEIAPSDPEQRPEAPAAEIPPPIRQPAPVEAKPVLAEIAPEPEAIPAPHPPLDGEGRREAAGWGDSAGAGASHPRASLGTSPIEAEVTREPVPQPPPEPKPAPGKVTVAKKVEQRAEPQKAPEPAPKRSWFQRMKEGLARSSRELSGNIAGVFTKRKLDEDTLQDLEDVLIRADLGMETALRITDSLAASRYGKDVSETEVRAIMATEVEKVLTHVALPLELDLSHKPHVILVVGVNGTGKTTTIGKLAAKLTDGGLSVMLAAGDTFRAAAIEQLKIWGERTRSPVIASKLGADAAGLAYDAFEQARQAGSDVLIIDTAGRLQNKTELMAELEKIVRVLGKLDPEAPHTVLQTVDATTGQNALSQVEIFRNVAGVNGLVMTKLDGTARGGILVAIAAKHKLPVYFIGVGEQVDDLEPFSASEFARAIAGVA, from the coding sequence ATGCCAGCGCCCCACCCTCCCCTCGATGGGGAGGGTCGCCGCGAAGCGGCGGGGCGGGGTGACAGCGCCGAGGCCGCTCACCCCCACCCCCGAGCTGCGCTCGGGACCTCCCCCATCGAGGGGGAGGTAAGATCAGCGCCTGCTGAACAGCCGGCGCCCGAGGAAATCCCGGCCGCTCCCGTCAGCCCTGAGCCAGTTCCTGCACCAAAGGCGCAGGAAATTCCTGAGCCCGAGCCGCCGCAGCCGCAAGAAATCGCCCCATCCGATCCGGAACAACGGCCTGAGGCGCCGGCGGCCGAAATCCCGCCCCCCATTCGCCAGCCGGCGCCGGTCGAAGCGAAGCCGGTCCTTGCCGAGATCGCACCGGAGCCTGAAGCCATACCAGCGCCCCACCCTCCCCTTGATGGGGAGGGTCGCCGCGAAGCGGCGGGCTGGGGTGACAGCGCCGGCGCCGGCGCCAGTCATCCCCGAGCTTCGCTCGGGACCTCCCCGATCGAGGCGGAGGTAACGCGCGAGCCCGTTCCGCAACCACCGCCGGAGCCAAAGCCGGCTCCCGGCAAGGTCACCGTCGCAAAAAAGGTCGAACAAAGAGCCGAGCCGCAGAAGGCGCCGGAACCGGCGCCGAAACGCTCGTGGTTCCAGCGCATGAAGGAGGGGCTCGCCCGCTCTTCCCGGGAACTGTCGGGCAACATCGCCGGCGTCTTCACCAAGCGCAAGCTCGACGAGGACACGCTGCAGGATCTGGAGGACGTGCTGATCCGCGCCGATCTCGGCATGGAGACGGCGTTGCGCATCACCGATTCGCTGGCTGCCAGCCGCTACGGCAAGGACGTCTCCGAGACGGAAGTGCGCGCCATCATGGCGACCGAGGTGGAGAAGGTGCTGACCCATGTCGCCTTGCCGCTGGAACTCGACCTCAGCCACAAGCCGCATGTCATCCTTGTCGTCGGCGTCAACGGCACCGGCAAGACCACGACCATCGGCAAGCTGGCGGCAAAGCTGACCGATGGCGGCCTGTCGGTGATGCTCGCCGCCGGCGACACGTTCCGCGCCGCCGCGATCGAGCAATTGAAGATCTGGGGCGAGCGCACCAGGTCGCCGGTCATCGCCTCGAAGCTCGGCGCCGACGCCGCCGGCCTCGCCTACGATGCCTTCGAACAGGCCAGGCAAGCCGGCTCCGACGTGCTGATCATCGACACCGCCGGGCGGCTGCAGAACAAGACCGAGCTGATGGCGGAACTCGAAAAGATCGTCCGGGTGCTGGGCAAGCTCGATCCGGAGGCACCGCACACCGTGCTGCAGACGGTCGACGCCACCACCGGCCAGAACGCGCTCAGCCAGGTCGAGATCTTCCGCAACGTCGCCGGCGTCAACGGCCTGGTGATGACCAAGCTGGACGGCACGGCACGCGGCGGTATTCTGGTGGCGATAGCGGCAAAGCACAAACTGCCGGTTTATTTCATCGGCGTCGGCGAACAGGTCGATGACCTCGAACCATTCTCCGCAAGCGAGTTCGCCAGGGCGATCGCTGGAGTGGCGTAA
- the mtaB gene encoding tRNA (N(6)-L-threonylcarbamoyladenosine(37)-C(2))-methylthiotransferase MtaB, whose product MAPLAKRVDVVTFGCRLNTYESKVMRREAESAGLGALEGGAIIFNTCAVTGEAVRQAKQSIRKARRENPQARIIVTGCAAQTEPQNFVAMDEVDLVLGNEEKLKAHSYRALPDFGVNDTEKARVNDIFSVRETAGHMVDAIEGRARAFVQVQNGCDHRCTFCIIPYGRGNSRSVPMGAVVEQVKRLSGNGYAEIVLTGVDMTSFGADLPGSPKLGKLVKTILKQVPDVKRLRLSSIDSIEADNELLDAIATEPRLMPHLHLSLQSGDDMILKRMKRRHNRDQSIRFCEDLRKLRPGIVFGADIIAGFPTETDAMFEKSLEIVEECGLTHLHVFPFSPRQGTPAARMPQLRRELVKQRAARLRAAGDAAYRSHLSSLAGTRQSILVERDGLGRTEGFTLAAVSAGAPGEIVDAAIAGDDGVRLIAAPLAARAA is encoded by the coding sequence ATGGCTCCTCTTGCCAAACGGGTTGACGTCGTCACCTTCGGCTGCCGGCTGAACACCTATGAATCCAAGGTGATGCGGCGAGAGGCGGAAAGCGCCGGCCTTGGCGCGCTGGAAGGCGGCGCCATTATCTTCAACACCTGCGCCGTCACCGGCGAGGCGGTGCGCCAGGCAAAACAGTCGATCCGCAAGGCCCGTCGCGAGAACCCGCAGGCCCGCATCATCGTCACCGGCTGCGCCGCGCAGACCGAGCCGCAGAACTTCGTCGCCATGGACGAGGTCGATCTCGTCCTCGGCAATGAGGAGAAGCTGAAGGCGCATTCCTATCGCGCGCTGCCTGATTTCGGCGTCAACGACACCGAGAAGGCTCGCGTCAACGATATCTTTTCGGTGCGCGAGACGGCCGGCCACATGGTCGACGCCATCGAGGGCCGGGCACGCGCCTTCGTCCAGGTTCAGAACGGCTGCGACCACCGCTGCACCTTCTGCATCATCCCCTATGGCCGCGGCAATTCGCGCTCGGTGCCGATGGGCGCCGTGGTCGAGCAGGTCAAGCGGCTGAGCGGCAATGGCTATGCCGAGATCGTGCTGACCGGCGTCGACATGACCAGTTTCGGCGCCGACCTGCCGGGCAGCCCGAAGCTCGGCAAATTGGTCAAGACAATCCTGAAGCAGGTGCCTGACGTGAAACGCCTGCGCCTTTCCTCGATCGATTCGATCGAGGCTGACAACGAGCTGCTCGACGCCATCGCCACCGAGCCTCGGCTGATGCCGCATCTGCATCTGTCGCTGCAGTCCGGTGACGACATGATCCTGAAGCGGATGAAGCGCCGGCACAACCGGGATCAGTCGATCCGTTTTTGCGAAGATTTGCGCAAATTGCGTCCCGGCATCGTCTTCGGTGCCGACATCATCGCCGGCTTCCCGACCGAGACGGACGCCATGTTCGAAAAATCGCTGGAGATCGTCGAGGAATGCGGCCTGACTCATCTCCACGTTTTTCCGTTTTCGCCGCGCCAAGGCACCCCCGCCGCGCGCATGCCGCAGCTTCGCCGCGAACTGGTCAAGCAGCGTGCGGCACGGCTGCGCGCCGCCGGTGACGCCGCCTATCGCAGCCACCTTTCCTCGCTCGCCGGAACACGCCAGTCGATCCTGGTCGAGCGCGACGGGCTCGGCCGCACCGAAGGGTTTACGCTTGCCGCGGTCTCCGCCGGCGCGCCGGGCGAGATCGTTGACGCCGCTATCGCCGGCGATGACGGTGTCAGACTGATCGCGGCGCCGCTTGCCGCCCGCGCCGCCTGA
- the dapF gene encoding diaminopimelate epimerase, whose translation MASTAPFAKMNGIGNEIIVADMRGRADRVSPAAALALNADAATKFDQIMAIHDARTPGTAFFIDILNSDGTGAQACGNGMRCVVQALAAETGQKTFAFETVAGILNAEEHADGLISVDMGKPRFGWQDIPLAEEFRDTRMIELQVGPIDAPVLHSPSVVSMGNPHAVFWVDRDVWSYELDRFGPLLENHPIFPERANITIARVTSPETMVIRTWERGAGLTKACGTAACAAVVAAARTRRTGRSVSLVTPGGGSLHVEWRGDDHVILTGAAEWEFSGSFDPSTGVWARDTESAA comes from the coding sequence ATGGCAAGCACTGCCCCCTTCGCCAAGATGAACGGCATCGGCAACGAGATCATCGTTGCCGACATGCGCGGTCGTGCCGATCGGGTGTCGCCGGCTGCCGCCCTTGCGCTCAATGCCGATGCGGCGACGAAATTCGATCAGATCATGGCGATCCACGACGCAAGAACGCCGGGCACCGCCTTTTTCATCGACATCCTGAACTCCGACGGAACCGGCGCGCAGGCCTGCGGCAACGGCATGCGCTGCGTGGTGCAGGCGCTTGCCGCCGAGACCGGCCAGAAGACCTTCGCCTTCGAGACCGTCGCCGGCATCCTCAATGCCGAAGAACATGCCGACGGGCTGATCTCGGTCGACATGGGCAAGCCGCGTTTTGGCTGGCAGGATATTCCGCTCGCCGAGGAATTCCGCGATACCCGCATGATCGAGCTGCAGGTCGGCCCGATCGACGCGCCGGTGCTGCACTCGCCCTCGGTGGTGTCGATGGGCAATCCGCACGCCGTCTTCTGGGTCGACCGCGACGTCTGGTCCTATGAGCTCGACCGCTTCGGTCCGCTGCTCGAAAACCACCCGATCTTCCCCGAACGCGCCAACATCACCATCGCGCGGGTGACCTCACCCGAGACGATGGTCATCCGCACCTGGGAGCGCGGCGCCGGCCTGACCAAGGCCTGCGGCACGGCGGCTTGTGCGGCCGTCGTCGCTGCCGCGCGCACCAGGCGGACCGGACGCAGCGTCTCTCTGGTGACGCCCGGCGGCGGCTCCCTGCATGTCGAGTGGCGCGGCGACGACCACGTCATCCTCACCGGTGCCGCCGAATGGGAATTTTCCGGCAGCTTCGACCCGTCGACCGGCGTATGGGCCCGCGACACCGAAAGCGCCGCCTGA
- a CDS encoding DUF1328 family protein — translation MIKWIIILLIIAAAASLLGMPALAGAAATGARILIGIVLIIFLLVMLGVLAVA, via the coding sequence ATGATCAAATGGATCATCATTCTTCTGATTATCGCGGCCGCGGCCAGCCTGCTTGGCATGCCGGCATTGGCCGGAGCGGCCGCCACCGGTGCCCGCATCCTCATCGGCATTGTGCTGATCATCTTCCTGCTGGTCATGCTTGGCGTCTTGGCGGTAGCGTAG
- a CDS encoding MBL fold metallo-hydrolase, whose translation MAARKRVANRYYSGPPSDHFDGTLFFNPNGKPPARFSDLLKWQLGGERSKWPTAVPSPFRQATPAKRIDGSGLRLTMVGHSSLLIQTAGLNILTDPVWSQPASPLPFAGPKRVNPPGIAFSSLPPIDLVLVSHNHYDHLDLATLKRLKTKHDPLVLTPLGNDAIIDAGVPGMRLSVHDWGERVEIGNDVAVHVEPVHHWSARGTRDRRMALWAGFVVETPGGKVYFAGDTGFHDGINYRLMAERHGGFRLAILPIGAYEPRWFMAPHHQNPEEAVQGMLLCNAAYAAGCHWGTFRLTNEPIDEPARKLCEALVDQGVPQDRFRALRPGEVWDVPAL comes from the coding sequence GTTCTTCAATCCCAACGGCAAGCCGCCTGCCCGCTTTTCCGATCTTTTGAAGTGGCAGTTGGGCGGCGAACGCTCGAAATGGCCAACGGCGGTTCCGAGTCCGTTTCGCCAGGCGACACCGGCCAAGCGGATCGACGGCTCCGGGCTGAGGCTGACCATGGTCGGCCATTCCTCGCTTCTCATCCAGACAGCCGGCCTGAATATCCTTACCGACCCGGTGTGGTCGCAGCCCGCCTCGCCGCTCCCCTTTGCCGGGCCGAAACGGGTCAATCCGCCGGGCATCGCCTTCTCCAGCCTGCCGCCGATCGACCTCGTGTTGGTCAGCCACAACCACTACGATCATCTCGACCTCGCCACGTTGAAGCGGCTGAAGACAAAGCACGACCCGCTGGTGCTGACGCCGCTCGGCAACGACGCCATCATCGACGCTGGCGTTCCCGGCATGCGGCTTTCCGTGCATGACTGGGGTGAGCGGGTCGAGATCGGCAACGACGTCGCCGTCCATGTCGAGCCGGTGCACCACTGGTCGGCGCGCGGCACCCGCGACCGGCGCATGGCGCTGTGGGCGGGTTTTGTGGTCGAGACGCCGGGCGGAAAGGTCTATTTCGCCGGCGACACCGGTTTCCATGACGGCATCAACTACCGGCTGATGGCCGAAAGGCACGGCGGCTTCCGCCTCGCCATCCTGCCGATCGGCGCCTACGAGCCGCGCTGGTTCATGGCGCCACACCACCAGAACCCGGAAGAGGCGGTGCAAGGCATGCTGTTGTGCAACGCCGCCTATGCCGCCGGCTGCCATTGGGGCACGTTCCGGCTCACCAACGAGCCGATCGACGAGCCGGCAAGAAAGCTGTGCGAGGCGCTCGTCGATCAAGGCGTCCCGCAAGACCGCTTTCGCGCCCTGCGTCCCGGCGAAGTCTGGGACGTGCCGGCGCTCTAG